CAGCTTGCGGCGCTCCCCCGCAGCTTCACGGATAATCTTGGACAGTTCGATAACATCGTAGTCGATAACACCATTATCCTGTAAAGTCTGCCGCACATCCGAAAGCTCAAAAAGCATCTCCGTGCCATCACTGGGATATACCGTCACGAAAACGCCATCCTGAAGGAATTCAAGCAGATAACCTGCGTCTGGACCGCCGACTGCTGGGCGTAATGTCTGGTCATCCATGATGTGTCCCCCTTAGGCTATTCTATACTAAGCTTGCCTTCATCCGAGCCAGATACCCCCGCATACGGAAAATCGCTTTCGTATGCAGCTGGGAAATCCTGGCTTCCGATAGGTTAAGGATTAAGCTGATTTCTTTCAAAGTCAATTCTTCGTAGTAGTACAGCGCCACTACCTTTTTTTCTTTTTCTGGCAGGCGCTCAATGGCTGCTGCCAAAGTCTGCCTGAGCTCCTCCCGCTCCATGCGGTCAGAAGGTCCCGGCTCACCTGTGAGCGGCGAATCTGCCCGCAAATAGTCATCCAGAGGGATGACTGTAGCCACACTTATCTGTCCCTCCAGAGCCTGTAATTCCTTCAGCGACAGCGAGAGTTCCTCCGCCAATTCTTCATCCGTAGCAGGTCTGCCCAAACGATTTTCCAAATCATAGACCGCCTGCTCATAGCGCCGGATACGCTGACGTATGGCCACAGGCAGCCAGTCCTTGGCTCTGAGATAATCCAGCATAGCCCCGCGAATGCGGATGCCTGCATAAGTTTCAAACTTGTTCTTGCGCTCGATATCATAGCGGTCAATGGCATCCAACAGGCCAAAGAAACCACTCGACAGCAAATCATCCCTATCCACGTGGGATGGCAGGCTGATGGCGAGCCGCCCGGCAACCAGCCTGACCAAAGGCAAATAAAATTCAGCCAGCTGGTTGCGCAGCTCTACACTCTTACTTTTCAGATAATCTTGCCACAGGGAAGCGACATCAACAGCCGGCGTATCATTTGTAAATTCAAAAGACTCCACCGAACGCCCTCCTCCCATCAACATCTAAGTTCCAAGTTAGGTAAATTTAGCAAAATACGAACTCATTGCGGCGAATCCATACGCGTCAGTTCCTCACTGCTCAAAGGTTCGAACTGCGCGGGTTCACCTGTTTCTGCTGGTTCCGCTTCATCTGCCTCCGGCTGCTCCCCTTCGGCGGCCTCATCATCAGCCGCCGAAGGTTCCGCTCCTTCTACTTCTGCCAATGCCTCTTCGTCCTTTGCCTCAATGAAATCGTCAAAGTCCATGATATCATTGGCAGCCAAAATTCTCAGCACGATGTAGACAATCAAGCCGGCGCTAACAAAACCAACTATGCTGCGAAAAAACACCGTTATAAGCCGCGCATCGCTTGATAGTCCCGTAATCACGATCACCACGGCGGCGATAAAAGCGAAAACCACTGCCACATATAATTTAGCCAAAATCTTTTCACCTGCAAATCTAGTCTAATAATTAAATCTCTTTTTCGCCTTTATCAATAGTCTTAACCTTATACACACCAGTATTCAAGTCGATGGACACCGTGCGACCATAAGTTCCGCCAGTATCTTCGGCAATGATTTTAATTCCCTGGTCCTTTAGAATCTTCTTGGCTGCCTCCGCATTGCGGCTGCCGACACGCATGATATCGGTAGCGTTCTGGAAGGCAAACATCTGCGCTCCGCCGGCGATTTTAGCCACCAGGCGGGTTTTCACCGCGCCCAGAGCCAATACATCCTTGAGCATCAGCGGTAATCCTGTATCCGCAAATTTTGCCGGATTGTCCGTAGGACGAGCCTGCGTACTATCGGGAAGCATGATATGCAGGAGCCCGCCGACTTTCGTCTGCGGGTCATACAGGGAGATCCCGATGCAAGACCCAAGACCATAGCTGATGATTGTTGACGGAGCAGAACCAACTTTATAGTCGGCCATACCGACTCGGATAAGATCTGCCATATCACTCAACTCCTACAGCTTTTATAATCGTCTCCAACGAACCCGGGTCGGGAACCAGGAAGAACTGGCCATTGATGCCATCATCCTCTGAGAGGAATTCCGTTTCAATAACCAAAGCCTGGTCACCCATCTGGCCCAGCTGGGCCAGAACCACATTCAAAAGCGCACCTGCCATATCCATAGCCAAAGCCGGGATAGAGGGCAGCATGGTAATCTTCGTAAAGGTAAAGAAGGCATTGAGATACGCACCGGACAGGATGTTGCCGATTTCCATCAGGGCCGATTCATCCATGAAGTCCAGACTGTTGGTCTGCCCATGGGGTTTGCCCATCAGCGTATCCACCAGATAAAACGCCGACTTCTGAGGAAGCAGGAACAGGATGTTACTGGGAGCCTTGCCATAAACACGAAGGAAAATACCCACTACTACAGCATCGGGGCCGCCCACCAAATCCGGCACCATTTCCAAAGGCACCAGTGCCACCTTGGGCACATTCATATCAATTCTCCGGTTGATGACCTGGGACAGGGCCGTAGCCGAGTTCCCAGCACCAACGTTACCAATCTCGCGTAATGCATCCAGCTGATTGGCGGAAAGGTTTAATTCTTCGGTCATAGTCGACACCTCATTTTTACTTTACTTCCCATCGCCAGTTGCACCAATAATCTCTTCCAGATTCAGCATGATGATAAGTCTGCCATCCACATTGCCGATACCGTTGAGGAAACGGGAACCGCTGCGGTCATTGGTAGCCTTCTTGGTATCCACTGTCTTGCTGCCAATGGTAAGCACTTCCGTCACCGCATCCACCAGCATACCTACATGCAGTTCATCAATCGTCACCGTTACAATGCGGGTATTTTCCGTATAGGGAGTTTCTGCCAGCCCCAGACGCTTTTTCAGGTCGATAACCGGCAGTACCGAACCACGCAGGTTGATAACGCCTTTGATAAAGTCCGCTGCAAAGGGAACGCGGGTGATATCCGTCATGTTGCGGATTTCCTGCACATTCAGAATGCTGACACCATATTCTTCATCACGTAGCTTAAAGGCTACGACCTGCACTTCATCATTCTGTTTGGTTTCTTCGTTTGCCATGGTTACTGCCTCCTTACTGCTGCATCATCGTAGCCACATCGAGAATCAAAGCCACACGGCCATCGCCGAGGACCGTAGCACCGGAGAACATCTTGAGTCCGGTGAAGAGGTTGCCCAGGGTCTTGATTACGATTTCCTGCTGTCCGATAAGGTTGTCCACTACGATACCTGCTTTGGCTTCGCCAGCATGAACAACTACGACGAAAATCTCATCCGAATCCTTCACATGAGGTATCTGCAGGGTTTCTTCCATGCGGATAATCGGAATAATCTCACCGCGCAGAACGATAACTTCACGGTTGCGTACCGTCTTGATGTCCGTGGGCTGAATGTTGATGGTGCTATCGATGGAGCCCAGCGGAATTGCATAAATTTCTTCCTGAACCTTAACCAGCATGGCCTGAATGATAGCCAAGGTCAGCGGCAGTTTAATCTTAAATACCGAACCTTCGTCAATCTTGGTTTCTACGTCAACGTGGCCGGACAGAGATTCAATCTTGCTACGTACAACGTCCATACCTACGCCGCGGCCGGAAATATCGGTAATCTGCTCAGCCGTAGAGAAGCCCGGCAGGAAAATCAGACGAACAGCATCGGCATCATCGAGCTTATCCGCATCTTCCTGCGAAATCATGCCCTTTTCAACGGCCTTTTTGCGAATCTTGCTGGCGTCGATACCTTTACCATCATCTGTAACCATGATGACGACGTTATTGCCTTCATGACGGGCGATAAGTCCGACTTCACCAGTACGGGGTTTGCCCTTGGCTTCACGTTCATCCGGGTGTTCAACACCATGGTCGAGGGAGTTACGCAGCAGGTGCATGATCGGATCGCCGATTTCATCGATAACGGTACGGTCAAGTTCTGTTTCCTCACCTTCGATGGTCAGGTTTATCTCTTTATTCAGTTCCTTGGATACGTCACGCACCATGCGAGGGAAACGGTTAAATACCGCACTTACCGGCACCATGCGGACCTTCATAACGATGTTCTGCAGGTCTGTGGTTACTCTGTCCATCTGCTCCAGCGTTTCTGTGAGTTCGCTTAAGCGGTGAGCCTGGCCAATCTGCTCCAGACGGACCTTATTGATAACCAACTCGCCCATAAGGTTCATAAGCGTATCCAGCTTGTCGATATCTACGCGTACCGACTGGCTCTGATGGCCCTTCTTCTGTGCCGCTGCGGCGGGTTTGGCAGCAGGCTTGGCGGCTGGCTTCGGTGCAGCTGGTTTTGGTGCTACGGCAGCCGGTGCAGGAGCAGCTGGTGCTGCTGCCGGTGCAGGCGCTGCGGCCGGTGCTGCAGCTGCCGGTTTATCGGGGTCAACCACTTCCACGACAATCTTATCGATTTCTGAAATGGTACTCAGCGAATCTTCTACAGCCTTCTTGTCAGCCCCTGTAACCATCAGAATGTCAAAGCTGTGCTCAAATTTTTCTTGTTCCAAATCCTCGGCAGGCGGGATGGATTTAATCACATCACCCAACTCATCCAAAGCATTCATAACCATGTAGGAACGGGCCGACTTCAGCAGGCAGGTTTCCGACAGGGTTACCTGAATATGAACGCCCACCATGCCGCCGGACTTGGCCTGACGAAGCATATCTTTATCCGTATCGGTAAGTTCAATGCCGATGCCAGCATCTGCTGGTGCCGGTGCAGCCTCTGCAGCAGGTGCCGAAGCGGCAGGTGCAGCCGGTGCAGCAGCTGGTGCCGGTTCACCCTTGGAAATGGAGCTGAGTTTTGCCACCAAATCGCTGACATCGACTACATCTTCCGAATCACCATTTGCGACACTGTCAATCATCTGCTCCAGGGAGTCCAGACATTTGAACAGAGTATCGATAATATCTTCATCCAGTTTCAGCTGTTCCTTACGGATAAGGTCCAGCACGTCTTCCATTTCGTGGGTAAGTTCGGCAATCTTATTATATCCCATGGTTGCCGACATGCCCTTAAGTGTATGGGCGTTACGAAAAATATCATTTACTACCGAAATCTCTTCTGGATTTTCCTCCAAGCTTAAAAGGCCTTCGTTCAAGGACTGCAAATGCTCATGAGATTCATCCAAAAACATATCCATATACTGATTGGTATCCATTTGTATTCCCCCTATATCCTTTTATCTCTTTACAGCCTCGACAATAGCCTGGGCTATGTTTTCCACGGGTTTGATTTCATCAGCCAGCCCTGCATCCACTACGGCTTTTGGCATACCGTAAACTACGCATGTTGGCTCATCCTGAGCGATGCTGTAGCCGCCTGCTGCCTTGATTTTCTTCATTCCCTCACAGCCATCACAGCCCATGCCGGTCATGATTACCGCCACCAGATTTTTGCCAATGCCAGCGACGGAATCGTACATGACATTTACTGCAGGGCGGTGATTTCCCACTGGGGGGTCCTGCCCCAAGATAATCTTGCGGCTGCTGCCCTCCTCCTTCACGCGCAGGTGATGACTGCCCGGAGCTA
The Selenomonas ruminantium AC2024 DNA segment above includes these coding regions:
- a CDS encoding chemotaxis protein CheC — protein: MTEELNLSANQLDALREIGNVGAGNSATALSQVINRRIDMNVPKVALVPLEMVPDLVGGPDAVVVGIFLRVYGKAPSNILFLLPQKSAFYLVDTLMGKPHGQTNSLDFMDESALMEIGNILSGAYLNAFFTFTKITMLPSIPALAMDMAGALLNVVLAQLGQMGDQALVIETEFLSEDDGINGQFFLVPDPGSLETIIKAVGVE
- a CDS encoding FliA/WhiG family RNA polymerase sigma factor translates to MESFEFTNDTPAVDVASLWQDYLKSKSVELRNQLAEFYLPLVRLVAGRLAISLPSHVDRDDLLSSGFFGLLDAIDRYDIERKNKFETYAGIRIRGAMLDYLRAKDWLPVAIRQRIRRYEQAVYDLENRLGRPATDEELAEELSLSLKELQALEGQISVATVIPLDDYLRADSPLTGEPGPSDRMEREELRQTLAAAIERLPEKEKKVVALYYYEELTLKEISLILNLSEARISQLHTKAIFRMRGYLARMKASLV
- a CDS encoding chemotaxis protein CheD; amino-acid sequence: MADLIRVGMADYKVGSAPSTIISYGLGSCIGISLYDPQTKVGGLLHIMLPDSTQARPTDNPAKFADTGLPLMLKDVLALGAVKTRLVAKIAGGAQMFAFQNATDIMRVGSRNAEAAKKILKDQGIKIIAEDTGGTYGRTVSIDLNTGVYKVKTIDKGEKEI
- a CDS encoding chemotaxis protein CheW, translating into MANEETKQNDEVQVVAFKLRDEEYGVSILNVQEIRNMTDITRVPFAADFIKGVINLRGSVLPVIDLKKRLGLAETPYTENTRIVTVTIDELHVGMLVDAVTEVLTIGSKTVDTKKATNDRSGSRFLNGIGNVDGRLIIMLNLEEIIGATGDGK
- a CDS encoding chemotaxis protein CheA, producing MDTNQYMDMFLDESHEHLQSLNEGLLSLEENPEEISVVNDIFRNAHTLKGMSATMGYNKIAELTHEMEDVLDLIRKEQLKLDEDIIDTLFKCLDSLEQMIDSVANGDSEDVVDVSDLVAKLSSISKGEPAPAAAPAAPAASAPAAEAAPAPADAGIGIELTDTDKDMLRQAKSGGMVGVHIQVTLSETCLLKSARSYMVMNALDELGDVIKSIPPAEDLEQEKFEHSFDILMVTGADKKAVEDSLSTISEIDKIVVEVVDPDKPAAAAPAAAPAPAAAPAAPAPAAVAPKPAAPKPAAKPAAKPAAAAQKKGHQSQSVRVDIDKLDTLMNLMGELVINKVRLEQIGQAHRLSELTETLEQMDRVTTDLQNIVMKVRMVPVSAVFNRFPRMVRDVSKELNKEINLTIEGEETELDRTVIDEIGDPIMHLLRNSLDHGVEHPDEREAKGKPRTGEVGLIARHEGNNVVIMVTDDGKGIDASKIRKKAVEKGMISQEDADKLDDADAVRLIFLPGFSTAEQITDISGRGVGMDVVRSKIESLSGHVDVETKIDEGSVFKIKLPLTLAIIQAMLVKVQEEIYAIPLGSIDSTINIQPTDIKTVRNREVIVLRGEIIPIIRMEETLQIPHVKDSDEIFVVVVHAGEAKAGIVVDNLIGQQEIVIKTLGNLFTGLKMFSGATVLGDGRVALILDVATMMQQ